From Symphalangus syndactylus isolate Jambi chromosome 5, NHGRI_mSymSyn1-v2.1_pri, whole genome shotgun sequence:
CTGAGATTCGGCCTCTGAAGTCTGGAGGCACAGGGTGGATGAGGTGAGGTCAGTCTGGCTGCCCTCATCCACAGTGGTCTGAGTAGAGCCATCCATCATCAGGGCCTGTGGGGCTTTATCTGGGATGTCCCTCTTGGTGTTCTGCTCCCTTCTGGCCACACCTGGCTGGGAGAGACTCCGAAGCAGCTCTGAGGTACTGTGCAGCAGTTGTGAGAGGTGGAGAGACAGATTGTGCATGCTGGTCCATGAGGCCAGATCAGAGGCTGATACTGCACTGGCTTCAGGCTGAGCAAAGTAGATGTCAGTGCTGCTCCAGTGGCACCTGCTGCCGAGGGTCTGTGTGCCCTGTTCGAATGTATTCGTCCTGGTCTGTCCCACAGGGCAGCCTGCCTCTGATGGATACAGCAGCATAATCTCATCCACTGGACCTGCAGCACTTCCTTCAGCCAAGGGGGGCTTACTCCTCAGACAGTCTGCTTCATCAGAAGGGCCCCGGAACTGAGGTCTTCTGTCACGACCCAAAGTGGGGGCTACTCCTTCAGGGCTCGTCAGGATGTGGGGGTCTCCTAAGGCAATCGAAGAACTCCCTTGGAATACTTCCCAGGCTTCATTTGAACCTTGGGCATTCTCAGTGCTGCTGTGTGTGGTTGGCAGATTGCGAATATTGGCATAAGTGCTGAGGTGGGAGTGGAAAGGGGAGTTCTGGTCTTCTAGACCATTGTCCATGCTGGAGCACCGGGCCACATTTGATGGCGTCAGCCCCTGGGGCTTCTGGCTGCAGGAAACATCAACTGCACTGCCAGACACATATTGCTTCCAGCTGATACGTGCAGGCTCCTCTGGACGCCAGGGCAGCGCATAGGGATTGATGTCACCGGAGCCAAACTGCAGCATTCCTTTGTCCATCTGAGAGCACCAATTTTCTGGCCTAACCTGGACACCCAGTTTCTCTGGCTTTCCCTGTTGGGCTTGTTCCAAAGTACCAGACATCCAGCTGGTCATGAAATCAGGGGTTGGCATGTGTGAGAGAGTGGAAGGCATTGGATAAGGAGGGGTGGCAGGCTTCAGGGGCCTGTGATCGGTAGTGCCAGCATCCAAGCGAGATGAGGCTTTCTGATTGctgtcctcagcctgcagagaTGTTCTTGCCACTGACTTTCCTGAGGAATAGCCCCTGAGATGTGGGTTCCACAATCTGTTAGGCCCCTGTGTATCTTCGTCTGTAGGGGAAGGAGGCTCTACACTCAAGTTCAGCTCCTGAAGAGAATGAGAAGAGCTGACAACTGAGAACTGTGGTGTGGGGGTGGACCTGGAGTGTTTGGGGCCAGAGAAGATTGTAGTCACAGGAAGTGAGCCCCTGTGGTTGGGCGCTGGCTGCTCTCTGCCAGTGTAGAGCTGGCCAGGCCTCTGAGCAGCAGGCTGTGGTGTTTCATTTTGCCTCAAGGACACAATGGCTGGGTCTTTGAAGCCCTGTGATAAAATCTTGGACACAGGAGGCTTGGCCACAGCCACCTCCCCTCTCCCAGCATCTAAAATCTGACAGCCATCTAAACCATCTTCATCAGAAGGAGGGGGATTAACACCCTGGGCGAAGCCTTCACCACCACCTGAAGCCTGGTCTCTCTGCTGCTCTTCTTCCTGCCAGGGACTGTCTTCCTGGGGGCTGCAGGTATGTTTTAACCTTGCTAAAAACTTGGCTTGGGAATCCAAGCAATTGCGATCCCTCAACTCAGTGGGAAATTGTGGCTTTTCCAAAAAACATCTGGTGGTATTCTCTAAACGTTCATGCTGTGGCTCTGCCACCAACTTGCTCTCAGCAGACCCTTCACTTAAATCCAGGGTCTGTGGTCCCTGAGTTGTTGCCAGTGGTTCTGGATTGGTTTGAGACACCTGTGCATTCTGGTCACTTACAGAGCTGTCCCTAAACTGCCTCAGAGGCTCAGAGTACATGTCTGCAGGGAAAGAGGCAGCCTCAAGTTCTGTGCTTGCTTGCTTCTCAGCAACCTTTTTCTCAGGAAACCCTATTAATCCTACGCTTCCATCAGTAGCTGAGTGGCTGAAGGAACTTGTCCTCACGTCACGGGCAGAAGGGGATCTGCAGCCTTGAGCTCGAGATAGGACACCAGCCACAGTAGAGGGCTCACAAGTGCTGCTCTCTGTTAGCCTAAATTCCCTATTAACATCTTTGGGCTCAAGGCCATGTGTCAAGTGCACATTAGGTCCCTTAGAAGAGATCTCTCCTGTCTCATCCATTTCACAGGCCCTGGAAGGTACTACACAGGGTGGGTGGATAGTATGTGGGGCAGCCTCGAAAGGCTCCTTCCCTAGGTCACCACCTCTAAAACACAGTGAAGTAGAGGAATGGGAGGAATAAGCATGAGTAGCAACAGGTTGAGAACTGCATGGCTGTCGGCAAGGAAGAGTTCTGCTCTCTTTTCCTCTAGACAGGCTGAGAGTCCTGCTGCCTTCAAGGTTCCTTGAGAAGACAGGGCCATCTAAAGCTTCCCTTGGGTGTCTGCATGGGGCTCCCTCCCCAGTTCCCTCAGGATTTGGGCTTGGTCTTTGATCTGGCAGTGGGGTTGGCCTGGAATGTTTGCTGCCAGCCCTGCAGACTTCTGTCAACCCAGACCCAACACTCTCTTTCCACTTCACACACTGCTGTGTGGGAGCTTCCAGGTCAACCCTTGTCAGAGCTCCAGGCAGAATGGTATCTTGTTTGCGACTTGCCCTACCTTCTTCAAAGCCAGTGGAAGCCTCAGGGCACTGGACATGGTTTTGCTTAGGCCCTGAGGCACTTGTAGAATTCTGAACATCACAGGTCACAGACTGACTTTCAAAATGGCCTGTTTTTTCTCCCTGTGCAGTCACTAACAAATTATCTGAAACTTCTTCGTATGTGGTGTCTACAGTTCTGGGTTCCTGATGCTCTGGGCTGCTGTCCTGACTGCCAGGGGGTATGCCCTCTGCAGTCTCCTGCAGAACTGACTGACTTAGCTCATGCAGAGTAACTCTAGGATCATCACAAGGGGCCTGAGAAGATAAGGCAGCCACTACCTTCTTTGATACTACCCTCCTGACCCCCTCCACAGGTACTGAAGAAAGAAGACTGTCTGGGGCCAAAGGATCAGCCGAGGAAGGTGTTCTGGTTGCATCCTTCTTTTTCTCTATGATTTCAGAAGAACTAGAGTGACATATAAATGGCTCACTTGCTCCCGCGAACTGCCTCAGTTCTCCAGTACGGTGTTTTTTGTCTAGAGCAGGAGCAGCATGAGAGAAAGCCTGCATAGGATCCCATGGCTCTCTGTCAGTTTCCGTAGTGGGCAGTGATTGAAAGCTGTCTGCAGACAGAGGTGTGGCCTGGACTTTCCTCTCATCAGGTAACAGATCTATCTGCCCTGCTTCAGCAGATAGAGATGCCACATGAAATCCCGGTGCTTCACCCTCATTCCTGGTCTGGTCTGATGATGACTGATCTATTTGTTTACACTGAGGCCTGCCAGCAACCCTTGAAGAACATTCAGGTTCTAGTAAAGTTTCACAGTAAGAAAGGACTGTGCCCCTGGCCACAAAGTCATTAAGCTGCTTTCTCTGGGCCTCTGCCTGTCTGATCTCCTCCAAGATGGCCAGGCACATGGATGCATGGTCAGAGGGCTCCAACAGCCTAGGCTCTGGAGTGGGCACCCTCGGCAGGGAAACAGGTGCTAAGGAAACACCGCTGGTCAGTCCGAGGTCCTCAGTCTCCTTCTCTGCCTTCTGCCTTGGCTTGCTGGCTTGGTCACTATCCTCTTCCAAGGAGAAGCTGACCCTCTTTTCAGGCTGGCTAGAGACCTTGTTCAGTAAACTTACTCCTATTTCTTTTTGTATAGCCACCTCGGCTTCAGAAGCAAAATCTTCACTGGTACTGAAACCCAGCAAGGTGATTCTGAGGTCCTTTCCATGGTCTTGGGGGCTGGTGCTTGCTGAGATCCTGTCCTCTGTCCCCAGAGGAATGCTCTCTGGTACACCAGATTGACTATGAGATCCCATGGCCATGGATCGCACAGACCCACACCAGGCAGTGTGTGCCTCAGAGGAACGCCCTCTAACATTTCCTTCAGGGTTGTGGCTTCTGGTCTCTGTACTCTGGTCCTGATGCTCTACTCCAGTTACCAAGGGACTCTTATGAATTTTCAACATTGTGAGATCCAGCACACAGTCAAGTGGAGAGATGCCTAGAGCAACAGGTACATGAAGACACCTTCTTTGCCGCCTTGGAGAATTCAAGGGCAAGGTATTACTCAGGTCTTGGTGAGAAGGAGCTGTAGAGAATTCTGTCTGGCTTAGTAACGGGCTGACAGTTTCCTGGCTGAAAAATGTGTCCCTACAAAGCTGGCTGAGACTAGGAAATTCCTGAgtcactttattttcttcctgtagACTGCCTCCCCTTTGCATAGGCATTTCTTCAACTTTATCTTGAGCTTTTGGCTCTTCTTGGTTGGAACTACTGACGTGTTCAGCTACTTGGCTTTTCTGAAAACCTTTCACAGTCTCCAATTCTTCAAGACTTCCTAAGCCCCAAGGCTGCCCTTTGAGACTTGCTGATGCTTTTACAAACTGGCCATTATTCTCAGAAGACCTCTCTAGCCTGGGCTGCAATGGCAGAGCTCTTGCCAATGCTTTCATTCTCTGTGGGTGAAGAGAAGTGTTGGTGAACTCTCTGCAAGTTGTGTGTTTCCCCAAAGAATCGCAAATATCCCTGGCAGATCTGTCCGATCCAGCTGGGTGGGTGTGCTCTCTCACAGGTTCACTCTCTTGTACAACTTCCCTTGACCTGAAGGGGTTCAGGATGATTTTCTGGACCTGGGGATGGTTCCCAATGCTGTTAACCTCCATCTCTCCAGCTTCACTATCCCTAAAGACAGTATCATCTGTCTGTCTTGGAGAAGATGGCTGATCCTTAGAGGGCAAAGGGTTTCCAGAGCTGTCTGGCCTAAGGGCATGGTCAGTCTTCTCCTGCTCCTTCTGGTCCTGGAACACCAACTCCTTATCGATACCTGGTGTGTGGGAAGCATGAACCTGCTTATTCTGCTTAGATTCAATTTCTAAGATGCCATTTTCCAGCTGCATTACACTCCTAATTAGCCTAGCCATTTCATCAGTATTATTAActcttttattctgtttctttccagAAGGTTCTCCATTGGGATTTAACATTTCTTGTGACTTTCCAGGACCCTTGCATTCACTGGGGTTTCTTTCCTGAGGGCATGTAACTAACTGGAACCTTTCATATGCAGGCTTTGTACCTGGAAGCTTAAATTCTTCTGAGCTATCTTTGGGATGAAGAGCTTTTTCAAGAAGCCCAGTTTCATTTTTGCCTTCCCATTTAGGGGTTGGGCCACCATCCTGGGCCACCATCACTGGGCTGCTTACTCTATGATGTACTGATCTGGACTTCAAAGAAACAGCACTCTCCCCTGGCATGTCTTTCTCAAGGCTTACATTGATAGTCTGCCTCAGAACTGTATTCTGATCCAGCTCTTCTTCCTCGCGTGCCTCAGATTCGCgaaagaggaggagaggcttcccaGACTCAGTGCTGCCTGAGGAAACACTGCAACGGGACTGAGCAGTGACCTCTCCTCCCTCAAGTGCTGGAAAactgtgttttttatttaaaattccaacTTGATTTTCAAATTCACATACTTTTGTGCTGGTAGAGGGGAGAAAATGCCTGTTCTGAGTAATAGAAGAATAAACTGAATCATGGCTTTCTTCTGTAATATTTCCAGGGCATTTACCTGATTCTCTGATGACTTCCCTGGTATTCAGATCAACTGGTATCTCAGCTGTGACCTGCTGAGATGAGGCAATCTTAGAATTCTGGTTTTGTAACAGCACTGGcaaattattcttcaaataagCACCTTGGAGAGCTTGGTGGTTATGACCAAAGCCCCAGGCTTCCCTGGGGGGTGGGGAAAGTACCCTTACTTCTCTGCAAGCTGGAATCTCTAAGGCAGTTTCTGTCAGGGCATCCCTGCTTTTGGTCACATAGAATGTTTCCAAGAGTGGGGGCTGCAGGGAAGATGACAATGGATTCCAGGGAGCAGAGTGAAGGTATAGCTCTGGACCTGAAGGAAAGGCAAAGGAAACATTTATGTGTCTTCTAACTGCTTCCTTAAAGCTCTCTTGGCAATCTGTCTTCTCTTCTTCTAGTGGGTAGTGGCTGTCGGGACTTAATTGCCCTGGCTGGACTGCACTATTTTTCTGGAGAGGAGCCCAACCTTGGGACCAATGGTCTGCTTTGGTGGCTGTAGTGACATTACTGTGACAAGCGTTCTTCTGGAAAAAATACTCATCGGAGGAAGTCATCAGTCCAGGTTTCCTGCAACTCTGAAGGCATTCTTCCAAGTTCTGCTTGACTTCACATGCTTCTGTCATGGAATCTGGTATCGTGTTCTCTGCTGCAAAGACCTGTGCATTTGTAGATCGAGAAGCAGACAATGATTCTAAGTCTGCCGAAAAAGTTTCGTCATAACTCACCTCTTTCTCACTAGCGCTAAAGAAATCTGAAACACCTTCTAATTTGGCATTTAAACTGTCCTGTTCTTTCTCTGCCCTCAAACGCCTGATTCTGGACAGATGGATTGGAAAGTTGTTGAGATTCAGATTGCTAGATACCCTAGAGCCAACTGGCAATAGAGTATCTCCTCCTTTGCTAGAAGATTGGGCCAGGGAACCAGAGTCTTCCTCAAGGTAGGGGAAAGCTGGCCTGGGCACTCCTATGGCCTCCAAAACAGGGCAAGAGCACTCAAGGAGGTACTTTTGCTGAAGGGCAGACCAATCCCTTTCGTGGGTGCTGCCTACATGAGTCAATGTGGTGCCAGAGGCAGTCAGCACGTTTGATACACTAGAATTGTGGGATGCTTCACAGCTGCCCTGCTGGGTTGTGTCAGGGATACATCTGCCCTGAAAGGTGCCATCGGCTCCTCGTTGAATAAGCCTTTGAATTCCCCAGAGAGACAGCCTAGACATATCAGAAGCAGAGGCTGTGTACTCATCTCTTGCATTGCAGAGGAGCTCAGTACTGCCTTGGTGCAGTTTGGAGCTATATGGCAGAACCGTTTCTGCATCTGATGGCTTTAGCTCCTCAGTATTTGGCCAGTATCCAGGCCTCTCCCCCTTACAGGGGTGAAATTCCTGCACATCAGGACTTGGACATAAAGAACCCACTATTCCTGGGGGGCTGCTGGGGTTGATCTTAGAGTCACAGGAAAACCGGGAATCCGTGGACATCAGTGGGCTCTGTCTTGAAAGCTGCATGCCTTGGAGAGAGTCGGCTTGTTCAGAGTAGCTGGGCTCTACCTGTAACTCAGCCTGCTCACAATGGGGTTGGAGCTCACAACGG
This genomic window contains:
- the STARD9 gene encoding stAR-related lipid transfer protein 9 isoform X2, translated to MANVRVAVRVRPLSKRETKEGGRIIVEVDGKVAKIRNLKVDNRPDGFGDSREKVMAFGFDYCYWSVNPEDPQFASQDVFQDLGTEVLSGVAKGYNICLFAYGQTGSGKTYTMLGTPASVGLTPRICEGLFVREKDCASLPSSCRIKVSFLEIYNERVRDLLKQSGQKKSYTLRVREHPEMGPYVQGLSQHVVTDYKQVIQLLEEGIANRITAATHVHEASSRSHAIFTIHYTQAILENNLPSEMASKINLVDLAGSERADPSYCKDRITEGANINKSLVTLGIVISTLAQNSQVFSSCQSLNSSVSNGGDSGILSSPSGTSSGGAPSRRQSYIPYRDSVLTWLLKDSLGGNSKTIMVATVSPAHTSYSETMSTLRYASSAKNIINKPRVNEDANVKLVRELREEIERLKALLLSFELRNFGSLNDEKDENLKELVLQNELKIDQLTKDWTQKWNDWQALMEHYSVDINRRRAGVVIDSSLPHLMALEDDVLSTGVVLYHLKEGTTKIGRIDSDQEQDIVLQGQWIERDHCTITSACGVVVLRPARGARCTVNGREVTASCRLTQGAVITLGKAQKFRFNHPAEAAVLRQRRQVGEAAAGGGSLEWLDLDGDLTASRLGLSPLLWKEGRALEEQCDEDHPPARDEETSHRAQIQQQRSYVKDLRHQILAEEIRAEKELEFDQAWISQQIKENQQCLLREETWLASLQQQQQEDHVAEKELEASVALDAWLQTDPEIQPSPFVQSQKRVVQLQLLRRHTLQAAERNVRREMVSFQLERIVKKQRLLEAQKRLEKLMTLCWLQDDSTQEPPYQVRSPDATVPRPRCRSKLTSCSSLSPQRLCGKHVPQLHSIFLSWDPSTTLPPMPDPTHQTSEKTSSEERLPQAASYPPRTGCLRKNSLHTSGRGQPCTARAALARKGASAPDTCLTVSPNSVGIQEMEMGVKLPHQMVSQGLASLRKSANKLKPRHEPKILTSATQTRGAKALADPSHTQAGWRKEGNLGTHKAAKGASCNSLYPHGPRQTAGHGKAVKTFWTEYKPPSPSRASKRHQRVLAARVRNITKKSSHLPLGSPLKRQQNTRDPDTMVPLTDFSPVVGHSREKDNDLSDTDSNYSVDSLSCVYAKALIEPLKPEERKWDFPEPENSESDNSQPSEDSLAEKRYQSPQNRLGGNRPTNNHGHPRTRTRASVRGFTAPSDSDLLAQTHRSFSLDSLIDAEEELGEDKQEEPFPGSADEIPTETFWHLEDSSLPVMDQEAICRLGPINYRTAARLDAVLPMSSSFYLDPQFQPRCELQPHCEQAELQVEPSYSEQADSLQGMQLSRQSPLMSTDSRFSCDSKINPSSPPGIVGSLCPSPDVQEFHPCKGERPGYWPNTEELKPSDAETVLPYSSKLHQGSTELLCNARDEYTASASDMSRLSLWGIQRLIQRGADGTFQGRCIPDTTQQGSCEASHNSSVSNVLTASGTTLTHVGSTHERDWSALQQKYLLECSCPVLEAIGVPRPAFPYLEEDSGSLAQSSSKGGDTLLPVGSRVSSNLNLNNFPIHLSRIRRLRAEKEQDSLNAKLEGVSDFFSASEKEVSYDETFSADLESLSASRSTNAQVFAAENTIPDSMTEACEVKQNLEECLQSCRKPGLMTSSDEYFFQKNACHSNVTTATKADHWSQGWAPLQKNSAVQPGQLSPDSHYPLEEEKTDCQESFKEAVRRHINVSFAFPSGPELYLHSAPWNPLSSSLQPPLLETFYVTKSRDALTETALEIPACREVRVLSPPPREAWGFGHNHQALQGAYLKNNLPVLLQNQNSKIASSQQVTAEIPVDLNTREVIRESGKCPGNITEESHDSVYSSITQNRHFLPSTSTKVCEFENQVGILNKKHSFPALEGGEVTAQSRCSVSSGSTESGKPLLLFRESEAREEEELDQNTVLRQTINVSLEKDMPGESAVSLKSRSVHHRVSSPVMVAQDGGPTPKWEGKNETGLLEKALHPKDSSEEFKLPGTKPAYERFQLVTCPQERNPSECKGPGKSQEMLNPNGEPSGKKQNKRVNNTDEMARLIRSVMQLENGILEIESKQNKQVHASHTPGIDKELVFQDQKEQEKTDHALRPDSSGNPLPSKDQPSSPRQTDDTVFRDSEAGEMEVNSIGNHPQVQKIILNPFRSREVVQESEPVREHTHPAGSDRSARDICDSLGKHTTCREFTNTSLHPQRMKALARALPLQPRLERSSENNGQFVKASASLKGQPWGLGSLEELETVKGFQKSQVAEHVSSSNQEEPKAQDKVEEMPMQRGGSLQEENKVTQEFPSLSQLCRDTFFSQETVSPLLSQTEFSTAPSHQDLSNTLPLNSPRRQRRCLHVPVALGISPLDCVLDLTMLKIHKSPLVTGVEHQDQSTETRSHNPEGNVRGRSSEAHTAWCGSVRSMAMGSHSQSGVPESIPLGTEDRISASTSPQDHGKDLRITLLGFSTSEDFASEAEVAIQKEIGVSLLNKVSSQPEKRVSFSLEEDSDQASKPRQKAEKETEDLGLTSGVSLAPVSLPRVPTPEPRLLEPSDHASMCLAILEEIRQAEAQRKQLNDFVARGTVLSYCETLLEPECSSRVAGRPQCKQIDQSSSDQTRNEGEAPGFHVASLSAEAGQIDLLPDERKVQATPLSADSFQSLPTTETDREPWDPMQAFSHAAPALDKKHRTGELRQFAGASEPFICHSSSSEIIEKKKDATRTPSSADPLAPDSLLSSVPVEGVRRVVSKKVVAALSSQAPCDDPRVTLHELSQSVLQETAEGIPPGSQDSSPEHQEPRTVDTTYEEVSDNLLVTAQGEKTGHFESQSVTCDVQNSTSASGPKQNHVQCPEASTGFEEGRASRKQDTILPGALTRVDLEAPTQQCVKWKESVGSGLTEVCRAGSKHSRPTPLPDQRPSPNPEGTGEGAPCRHPREALDGPVFSRNLEGSRTLSLSRGKESRTLPCRQPCSSQPVATHAYSSHSSTSLCFRGGDLGKEPFEAAPHTIHPPCVVPSRACEMDETGEISSKGPNVHLTHGLEPKDVNREFRLTESSTCEPSTVAGVLSRAQGCRSPSARDVRTSSFSHSATDGSVGLIGFPEKKVAEKQASTELEAASFPADMYSEPLRQFRDSSVSDQNAQVSQTNPEPLATTQGPQTLDLSEGSAESKLVAEPQHERLENTTRCFLEKPQFPTELRDRNCLDSQAKFLARLKHTCSPQEDSPWQEEEQQRDQASGGGEGFAQGVNPPPSDEDGLDGCQILDAGRGEVAVAKPPVSKILSQGFKDPAIVSLRQNETPQPAAQRPGQLYTGREQPAPNHRGSLPVTTIFSGPKHSRSTPTPQFSVVSSSHSLQELNLSVEPPSPTDEDTQGPNRLWNPHLRGYSSGKSVARTSLQAEDSNQKASSRLDAGTTDHRPLKPATPPYPMPSTLSHMPTPDFMTSWMSGTLEQAQQGKPEKLGVQVRPENWCSQMDKGMLQFGSGDINPYALPWRPEEPARISWKQYVSGSAVDVSCSQKPQGLTPSNVARCSSMDNGLEDQNSPFHSHLSTYANIRNLPTTHSSTENAQGSNEAWEVFQGSSSIALGDPHILTSPEGVAPTLGRDRRPQFRGPSDEADCLRSKPPLAEGSAAGPVDEIMLLYPSEAGCPVGQTRTNTFEQGTQTLGSRCHWSSTDIYFAQPEASAVSASDLASWTSMHNLSLHLSQLLHSTSELLRSLSQPGVARREQNTKRDIPDKAPQALMMDGSTQTTVDEGSQTDLTSSTLCLQTSEAESQGANVILEGLGSDTSTVSQEEGDVPGVPQKREAEEKAQKMAQLLYLQEESTPYKPQSPSIPSSHLRFQKAPVGQHLPSVSPSVSDAFLPPSSQPEESYCLVVSSPSPSPSPSPSHSPGLFPSTSEYPGDSRVQKKLGPTSALLVDRASSPILTLSASIQEPGLPPGSLTLSALSAYPVEGHQKLDSSPDPVGAPRTPMDNYSQTTEELGGSQRGRSSLQRSNERSLLEWHSLHSPQQSPKLQFSFLGQHPQQLQPRTTIGVQSRLLPPLLRHGSQRLGDSFVPEEVASPEHGPLSGREPSPWKSRTENGGESSGSPGEPQRTLDRPSSWGGLQHLSPCPVSELTDTAGFRGSTLGLPQACQPEELLCSSCQMCMAPEPQHHSLRDLPVHNKFSNWCGVQKGSPGGLDLTEELGASGDLSSEKQEQSPPQPPNDHSQDPGWSKREQIPLQVGAQNLSLSVELTEAKLHHGFGKADALLQVLQSGTGEALAADEPVISTWKELYARQKKAIETLRRERAERLGNFCRTRSLSPQKQLSLLPNKDLFIWDLDLPSRRREYLQQLRKDVVETTRSPESVSRSAHTPSDVELMLQDYQQAHEEAKVEIARARDQLQERTEQEKLRIHQQIISQLLKEEDKLHTLANSSSLCTSSNGSLSSGMTSGYNSSPAFSGQLQFPENVGHTNLPDSRDVWIRDERGGHSAGRKNSAYSRRASLGSCCCSPSSLSSLGTCFSSSYQDLAKHVVDTSMADVMAACSDNLHNLFSCQATAGWNYQGEEQAVQLYYKVFSSTRHGFLGAGVVSQPLSHVWAAVSDPTLWPLYYKPIQTARLHQQVTNSISLVYLVCNTTLCALKQPRDFCCVCVEAKEVPALVGHLSVMAAQSVYDTSMPRPSRKMVRGEILPSAWILQPITVEGKEVTRVIYLAQVELGAPGFPPQLLSSFIKQQPLVIARLASFLGS